From the Actinomadura luzonensis genome, the window CTTCCCGTTCCGGTACGCCAAGCGGGACGTCGAGATCGACGGCGTGCACCTGCGGGCCGGGGAGGCCGTGCTGGCCTGCTTCGCCTCCTCCGGGCGCGACCCGGAGCAGTTCGGCGAGGACGCCGACCGCTTCGACGTCACCGACCCGCCGGCCTCGCACCTGGCCTTCGGGCACGGGCCGCACTTCTGCCTCGGCGCGCCGCTGGCCCGGCTGGAGGGCGAAATCGCGCTGCGGGCCCTGTTCACGGCGTTCCCGCGGATCAGGGCAGCGGCGCCGCGCGAGGAGCTGCGGCAGATCGACACGCTGCTCGGCAACAGCACCCGCACGATGCCGGCCGTCCTCGGGCCGCGCGCCCGATAGGCGGGCACGGGCGGGGGTCCGGCAGGGGGCCCGGCAGGCGGGCGCGAGCGGGCCGCCGGGGGCGGGCGCGGTAGCCTTTCCCCGTGCCTCAGCCCGATCTGCGTGCCCCGCTGCGCCTGGCGACCACCATCCGTCCCTACGACTGGGGCTCGGTGACCGCCCTGCCCGAACTGTTCGGCACCGAGCCCACCGGGCAGCCGCAGGCCGAGCTGTGGATGGGCGCCCACCCCGGCGCGCCCTCCACGGTCGGCGGGGTGCCGCTCGACGCCGTCATCGCCGCCGACCCGGCCGCCGCGCTCGGCCCCGCCACCGCGGGGCGCTTCGGCGGGCGGCTGCCGTACCTGCTCAAGGTGCTGGCCGTCGCGCGGCCGCTGTCGTTGCAGGTGCACCCGAGCGCGGAGCAGGCGCGGGCGGGGTTCGCGGCGGAGAACGCGCGCGGCGTCCCGCTCGACGCCCGCGAGCGCACGTACAAGGACGACTCGCACAAGCCCGAGATGGTGTGCGCGCTCACGCCGTTCCACGGGTTGTGCGGCTTCCGCTCCCCCGCCGCGACCGCGGCGCTGCTCGACCGGCTCGGCGTGCCCGGCCTGCGGCCCTGGATCGAGACGCTGCGGGGCGAGGAGCCCGGCGCGGCCCTGCGCGCGGTCTTCGCGCAGATGCTGGACGACGCCGCCGCGCCGCTCCGCGAGCAGGTCGAGCGGGCGCTGCTGGCCGCCGCCGCCGAGCCTGAGCTGGCGCCGTACGCGGAGGTCGCCCGCGCCTGCCCGGGTGACCGGGGGGTGACCGCCGCCCTGCTGCTGCACCACGTGGACCTCGCGCCCGGCGAGGCCCTCTACCTGGGGGCGGGCGTCCCGCACGCCTATCTCGGCGGCGTCGGCGTCGAGATCATGGCCAACTCCGACAACGTGCTGCGCTGCGGCCTGACCGGCAAGCACGTCGACGTGCCCGAGCTGATGCGGGTGGTCGCCTTCACACCGGGCGAGCCGCACCGGGTCCCGGCCGAGCCCGGCGGCCCCGGCGAGAGCCGCTACCTGCCGCCGGCGCCGGAGTTCGCCCTGGCCCGCCACGAGCTGGCCGGCGAGCGCGCGCACGAGCTGCCCGGCGGCGTGCCGCAGATCGTGGTGTGCGTCGAGGGCGAGGCCCGGCTGGGCGGGCTCACGCTGCGCCCGGGAGAGTCGGCTTTCCTGGCCGCGGAGGTTTCGAGTGCCCGTCTTGAGGGAAAGGGCACGGCTTACCGGGCGGCTCCGGGCGCTTGACAAACCAGACATCTTTACGATGTAGATCAGCTTGTGGCAAAAGTGCCACAAGTCCCGGTAAATCAAGCCCTTCGCCGCTACCCCCCGGCCCTGCCGCCCGGCGACCATCATGATGTCCCCGTTCGCGGAGGTGAACCGATCATGGTTGGCGGTCGCATGCTCATGGAGTCGCCGGCACTCGACGTCGAGCTGCTGGCGGTGAAGAAACGGCTCTCCGAGCTGGAGGAGCAGGTACGCACGCTGAACGCGGCGAACCTCGCCCTGGTACGCGCGATGGAAGGGCTCATGGAGGGGCGCCAGGAGCCGGAACGCCGGCCCG encodes:
- the manA gene encoding mannose-6-phosphate isomerase, class I produces the protein MPQPDLRAPLRLATTIRPYDWGSVTALPELFGTEPTGQPQAELWMGAHPGAPSTVGGVPLDAVIAADPAAALGPATAGRFGGRLPYLLKVLAVARPLSLQVHPSAEQARAGFAAENARGVPLDARERTYKDDSHKPEMVCALTPFHGLCGFRSPAATAALLDRLGVPGLRPWIETLRGEEPGAALRAVFAQMLDDAAAPLREQVERALLAAAAEPELAPYAEVARACPGDRGVTAALLLHHVDLAPGEALYLGAGVPHAYLGGVGVEIMANSDNVLRCGLTGKHVDVPELMRVVAFTPGEPHRVPAEPGGPGESRYLPPAPEFALARHELAGERAHELPGGVPQIVVCVEGEARLGGLTLRPGESAFLAAEVSSARLEGKGTAYRAAPGA